A section of the Schistosoma haematobium chromosome ZW, whole genome shotgun sequence genome encodes:
- the APT1 gene encoding adenine phosphoribosyltransferase (EggNog:ENOG410VGKY~COG:F~BUSCO:EOG091G0XZC), translating into MSDRDSRLRAIESAVGIIPNFPVKGILFRDFFGVFMNPVLTQYLLDELYYVATSEAACKCKKIDVVVGLESRGFLLGPALALRLNCSFVPIRKAGKLPGPCYSHRYTLEYGTDTVEMQKNVINSGDNVLLLDDVLATGGSLEACVNLVNLSGAKVLFSLLYMELKNLPGRKKLEDLGVPVYSLFQV; encoded by the exons ATGTCTGATCGCGATTCTAGACTTAGAGCCATCGAGTCAGCTGTCGGGATTATACCGAACTTTCCAGTGAAAGGCATTCTCTTCCG TGACTTCTTTGGCGTTTTCATGAATCCTGTCTTAACCCAATATCTATTGGATGAATTATATTATGTGGCGACATCCGAGGCAGCGTGTAAATGTAAA AAGATAGATGTTGTTGTGGGCCTCGAGTCACGCGGCTTTCTTCTTGGACCAGCACTTGCCCTTCGTCTGAACTGCTCTTTCGTCCCTATTCGAAAAGCAGGAAAACTTCCAGGTCCTTGTTACTCTCATCGATATACATTGGAATATGGAACT GATACCGTAGAAATGCAAAAGAATGTTATCAATTCTGGTGATAATGTATTATTATTGGACGATGTTTTAGCCACTGGTGGAAGTCTTGAAGCTTGTGTTAATTTGGTAAACCTATCTGGAGCTAAGGTTTTATTCAGCTTGTTGTACATGGAACTGAAGAATCTGCCTGGACGTAAAAAACTAGAAGATCTTGGCGTTCCTGTTTATTCACTTTTCCAAGTTTGA
- a CDS encoding hypothetical protein (EggNog:ENOG410VGKY~COG:F~BUSCO:EOG091G0XZC): MDEVTGWLPKSSDRESRLKAIKSAIGIIPDFPKQGIIFWDFFSVFRDPVLTQYLLDELYYVATSEIERKFAKINVVVGLESRGFLLGPALALRLNCSFVPIRKAGKLPGPCFSYNYELEYGNSVVEIQKDVLKPDDNVVLFDDVLATGGSLEAGIKLVNLSGARILSSLLFMELKGLGARKRIEDLGVPVHTLFQA; the protein is encoded by the exons ATGGATGAAGTCACTGGGTGGTTGCCAAAGTCATCTGATCGTGAGTCTAGGCTAAAAGCCATTAAGTCGGCTATCGGGATTATACCAGATTTCCCAAAACAAGGCATTATTTTCTG GGACTTTTTTAGCGTTTTTAGAGACCCTGTTTTAACCCAATATCTATTGGATGAATTATATTATGTGGCTACATCCGAGATAGAGCGTAAATTTGCA AAAATTAACGTTGTTGTGGGTCTCGAGTCACGTGGTTTTCTACTTGGACCAGCACTTGCCCTTCGTCTGAACTGCTCTTTCGTCCCTATTCGAAAAGCAGGAAAACTTCCAGGTCCTTGTTTCTCTTATAACTACGAATTGGAATATGGGAAT AGTGTTGTAGAAATTCAAAAGGATGTTCTCAAACCTGATGATAATGTAGtcctttttgatgatgttttGGCCACTGGTGGGAGTCTTGAAGCTGGTATAAAATTGGTAAACTTATCTGGAGCTAGAATCCTATCCAGTTTGTTGTTTATGGAGCTGAAAGGTTTGGGTGCACGTAAAAGGATAGAAGATCTTGGCGTACCTGTTCACACACTCTTTCAAGCTTGA